Proteins from a single region of Butyrivibrio fibrisolvens:
- a CDS encoding dihydrofolate reductase family protein: MNRPITTLFMLMSLDGKISPGASDDLDVDKDFPGIKGLCEGLHQYYEIEQTTDLWSFNTGRVQKKMGVNEKPYPEKTPVSFVLLDNTHLTEHGIRYFCARSKEFVLITSNMNHPAFSVKEDNLHIIYQETPSLKDAFCILKEEYGCDRITIQSGGTINGILLREKLFDYVDIVVAPVLIGGKDTSTLIDGNSITNTDELKSLGVLQLESCEALENSYVRLRYKVV; the protein is encoded by the coding sequence ATGAATAGACCGATCACAACTTTATTTATGCTAATGTCACTGGATGGAAAGATAAGTCCCGGAGCATCGGATGATCTTGATGTGGACAAAGACTTTCCGGGGATCAAAGGATTATGCGAAGGACTTCATCAGTATTATGAGATAGAGCAGACCACAGATTTATGGTCATTTAACACAGGACGAGTTCAGAAGAAGATGGGGGTTAATGAAAAGCCTTATCCTGAAAAGACTCCGGTTTCTTTTGTACTGCTTGATAACACTCATCTTACCGAGCATGGAATAAGATACTTTTGCGCCAGGTCTAAAGAGTTTGTCCTTATAACATCAAATATGAATCACCCGGCATTTAGTGTCAAAGAGGACAATCTCCATATTATCTATCAGGAGACACCATCTCTTAAAGATGCGTTTTGTATACTAAAAGAAGAGTATGGCTGTGATAGGATCACGATCCAGAGCGGCGGAACTATAAATGGTATACTTTTAAGAGAAAAGCTTTTTGATTATGTTGATATCGTTGTGGCGCCGGTGCTTATAGGAGGTAAGGATACATCAACACTTATCGATGGCAATTCTATCACTAATACAGATGAACTAAAGTCTCTTGGCGTACTGCAACTGGAGAGTTGTGAAGCACTTGAGAATTCTTATGTGAGACTCAGGTATAAGGTGGTATAG